The proteins below come from a single Stomoxys calcitrans chromosome 1, idStoCalc2.1, whole genome shotgun sequence genomic window:
- the LOC106093974 gene encoding uncharacterized protein LOC106093974 — MVSVKESRRKLFIIALALMAALVAADEDGYDYSPPQNPFNAAHEQPSNKYIPPPPPKKPDNTYIPPAPSHHAGPAPAHHHAAAPVHHSAPAAVHHSAPAAVHHSAPAPAPAPAYHPAPKKPDNTYIPPAPSHHAAPAPAPAPAYHSAPAPVHHSAPAAVPHSAPAPAPAYHPAPKPANTYIPPAPANTYIPPASGGSHSGHLDDDGYHY; from the exons ATGGTAAGTGTGAAAGAAAGTCGAAGG AAACTGTTTATAATTGCTTTGGCTCTAATGGCAGCCTTGGTCGCAGCCGATGAGGATGGCTACGATTATTCTCCTCCCCAAAATCCCTTTAATGCGGCGCATGAACAACCTTCCAACAAATATATTCCTCCCCCACCACCCAAGAAACCGGATAACACTTATATTCCGCCAGCTCCTTCACATCATGCAGGGCCAGCACCAGCACATCATCATGCTGCAGCTCCGGTACATCATAGTGCGCCAGCTGCCGTACATCACAGTGCCCCCGCTGCTGTACACCACTCGGCTCCAGCCCCGGCCCCAGCCCCAGCCTATCATCCCGCACCCAAGAAACCGGATAACACTTATATCCCACCAGCTCCTTCACATCATGCTGCCCCAGCTCCTGCCCCTGCTCCAGCATATCACAGTGCTCCTGCACCTGTACATCATAGTGCCCCAGCGGCAGTACCTCATAGTGCTCCTGCACCAGCTCCCGCATATCATCCAGCACCCAAACCAGCCAACACCTATATTCCTCCAGCCCCAGCAAATACCTACATTCCCCCAGCCTCAGGTGGTAGCCACAGTGGTCATTTGGATGATGACGGCTATCACTATTAA